From Erwinia pyri, a single genomic window includes:
- a CDS encoding LysR family transcriptional regulator — translation MQNRHHIELTWLEDCVALAESLNFSRAAAGRYVTQPAFSRRIRSLEEWVGTPLFERTRRGVHLTRAGELFCKQAPDLIRSLYALRSETLDLAGQGAPEVVFSATHALSFTFFPAWLRKNEKIARFGSFQLLSDTMRACERMLNQGETQFLLCHYHPHMHLNLDMGRYFSVRVGTDWLKPYSSAMPGNQGEAAKPRWSVENKKPFPLLSYSNESGLGRIIASTASVNRRKRGMEVVFTSDLAATLQVMVRSGDGVAWLPDSLAALEVSNGTLCPAASEQSDLCIPVEIRLYRPAGKLSRAAEELWTIFVGDRV, via the coding sequence ATGCAAAATCGGCATCATATTGAGTTGACCTGGCTTGAAGACTGCGTTGCGCTGGCCGAGTCGCTGAATTTCTCCAGAGCGGCAGCGGGACGATATGTGACTCAACCCGCATTCAGTCGTCGGATTCGGTCGCTGGAAGAGTGGGTAGGCACCCCGCTTTTTGAACGGACACGGCGTGGTGTACATCTTACCCGCGCGGGCGAGCTGTTCTGCAAACAGGCACCGGATTTGATTCGTTCACTGTATGCATTACGTAGCGAGACGCTGGATCTGGCTGGGCAAGGGGCGCCAGAGGTGGTTTTCTCCGCCACCCATGCCCTCTCATTTACCTTTTTCCCCGCCTGGCTACGTAAGAACGAAAAAATAGCCCGCTTTGGCTCCTTCCAGCTGCTCTCTGATACCATGCGCGCCTGCGAGCGCATGCTGAACCAGGGCGAGACGCAGTTTCTGCTGTGCCATTACCATCCGCATATGCACCTTAACCTCGATATGGGGCGCTATTTCAGCGTTCGGGTGGGCACGGACTGGCTTAAACCTTATTCCAGTGCAATGCCGGGGAACCAGGGTGAAGCGGCAAAACCCCGCTGGTCCGTGGAGAATAAAAAGCCGTTTCCTCTGCTCTCCTACAGTAATGAGTCCGGTCTGGGGAGGATCATTGCCAGTACGGCATCGGTCAATCGCAGGAAAAGGGGAATGGAGGTAGTATTTACGTCCGATCTCGCCGCCACGCTACAGGTTATGGTGCGATCGGGAGATGGTGTGGCATGGCTGCCAGATTCACTGGCGGCGCTGGAGGTCAGCAACGGCACCTTGTGTCCTGCAGCCAGCGAGCAGAGCGACCTTTGTATTCCGGTGGAAATTCGCCTTTACCGCCCGGCAGGCAAGCTGTCGCGGGCGGCTGAAGAACTCTGGACAATTTTTGTTGGAGATCGTGTATAA
- a CDS encoding tartrate dehydrogenase: MALATYRIAVIPGDGIGKEVMPEGVKVMEAAARQFGLAFEWEWFDFASAEYYQQHGKMLPDEWFETLKSFDAIYFGAVGWPEVVPDHVSLWGSLLQFRRQFDQYVNLRPVRLLAGVKAPLANRKPGDIDFYVVRENTEGEYSSVGGIMFPGTDREIVIQETVMTRTGTDRILKFAFDLAQQRPKKHLTSATKSNGIAITMPWWDSRVEEMSHHYPDVRFDKYHIDILTANFVLHPDRFDVVVASNLFGDILSDLGPACTGTIGIAPSANINPERTFPSLFEPVHGSAPDIAGQNIANPVGQIWCGAMMLEHLGHADAAEAVVKGIEQVLAAQNNQAALTPDMGGHGTTQDLGSAIAATL; encoded by the coding sequence ATGGCTTTAGCAACATACAGAATTGCTGTTATTCCCGGCGACGGTATTGGTAAAGAAGTGATGCCGGAAGGCGTCAAGGTGATGGAGGCTGCCGCCCGCCAGTTTGGCCTTGCTTTTGAGTGGGAATGGTTTGATTTCGCCAGTGCGGAATATTACCAGCAGCATGGCAAAATGCTGCCGGATGAGTGGTTTGAAACGCTGAAATCATTCGATGCGATCTACTTCGGCGCCGTGGGCTGGCCCGAGGTGGTGCCGGATCACGTCTCCCTCTGGGGATCGCTGTTGCAGTTCCGTCGTCAGTTTGATCAATATGTGAATCTTCGTCCGGTCCGGCTGTTAGCTGGCGTTAAAGCGCCGCTGGCTAACCGCAAGCCGGGAGATATCGACTTTTATGTCGTGCGGGAAAACACCGAAGGTGAATATTCCAGCGTAGGCGGCATCATGTTCCCGGGCACCGACCGTGAAATCGTGATTCAGGAAACGGTGATGACCCGCACCGGCACCGATCGTATTCTGAAATTTGCTTTTGATCTTGCACAACAGCGCCCGAAAAAGCACCTCACCTCCGCGACTAAATCTAACGGCATTGCCATTACTATGCCGTGGTGGGACAGCCGTGTGGAAGAGATGAGCCACCACTATCCTGACGTCCGCTTCGACAAATATCATATTGATATTCTGACCGCGAATTTTGTCCTGCACCCCGACCGTTTCGACGTGGTGGTGGCCAGCAATCTCTTTGGCGATATTCTCTCGGATCTGGGGCCTGCCTGTACCGGCACCATCGGGATTGCCCCATCTGCCAATATCAATCCTGAGAGAACATTCCCAAGTCTGTTTGAACCGGTGCATGGCTCTGCCCCGGATATCGCCGGGCAGAATATCGCTAATCCGGTTGGACAGATTTGGTGCGGTGCAATGATGTTAGAGCACCTTGGGCATGCTGACGCCGCGGAAGCGGTGGTAAAAGGTATTGAGCAGGTGCTGGCAGCGCAGAATAATCAGGCGGCGTTAACGCCGGATATGGGCGGTCACGGCACTACGCAGGATCTCGGCTCTGCTATCGCCGCAACCCTGTAA